A section of the Methanosarcina mazei S-6 genome encodes:
- a CDS encoding zinc finger domain-containing protein has product MFELPSKCARCGTPLKKQVIGSNNFYYCRKCGCTLSVTSFSISAQSSSAQEIVNIQ; this is encoded by the coding sequence ATGTTTGAACTTCCTTCAAAATGTGCCAGATGTGGCACACCCCTTAAAAAACAGGTAATCGGCTCGAACAACTTTTACTACTGCAGAAAATGTGGATGCACATTGTCAGTTACATCTTTCAGTATTTCCGCCCAGTCTTCTTCTGCCCAGGAAATAGTCAACATTCAATAA
- the ppsA gene encoding phosphoenolpyruvate synthase, whose translation MPEDKNKYIRWFEETTIEDIPTVGGKNASIGEMYRELTSKGVRIPNGFSVTASAYWHMLETGGILEKLKKTMEGLDTSDVSDLAKRGKAARDLILDAGIPDDIWQEIKGAYDRLCEQYGEYTDVAVRSSATAEDLPTASFAGQQETYLNIRGYPGLKDACIRCFASLFTDRAISYRVTHGFDHFKVALSIGIMKMVRSDLASSGVIFTLDTETGFRDVVFITGAYGLGENIVQGQVNPDEFYVFKPTFREGYKPIIQKKLGSKEIKMIYGRGDSKVLTRNVEVPEADRQRFCINDEEVLKLAEYAIDIEDHYSNKYDESRPMDIEWAKDGITGELFIVQARPETVQSQREKDVLETYVIEEKSEVLVKGRSVGDRIASGKARVITDVSDLPSFRPGEILIADTTTPDWEPVMKTAAAIVTNKGGRTCHAAIVSRELGIPAVVGAENATEVLNTGREITVSCAEGEDGLVYAGLLPFRKNTVSLKDLERPQTEIMMNLGNPESAFSFSMIPNDGIGLARLEFIITSYIKVHPMALVHPEQVKDPRELREIERLTRGYEKKEDYFIKQLARGVGMITAAFYPKPVVVRMSDFKTNEYASLLGGRYFEMEENNPMIGFRGASRYFDERYREGFALECRAMKKVRDEMGLKNLILMVPFCRTVEEAKKVIAEMEKNGLRRGENGLQIYVMCEIPNNVLLVDEFSEYFDGFSIGSNDLTQLTLGVDRDSEMLAAEFDERDPGVLKIMSMAVQGAKRNERHSGICGQAPSDFPEIAEFLVKEGIDSISLNPDSVMKITLKVLETEKELGKR comes from the coding sequence ATGCCTGAAGATAAAAACAAATACATCCGCTGGTTTGAGGAGACAACTATCGAGGACATCCCGACGGTTGGCGGAAAGAATGCTTCCATAGGGGAAATGTACAGGGAGCTTACTTCAAAAGGGGTCAGAATACCTAACGGTTTTTCAGTTACTGCCAGTGCTTACTGGCATATGCTGGAGACAGGTGGAATTCTGGAGAAGCTTAAAAAAACAATGGAAGGGCTTGACACTTCTGATGTATCTGACCTCGCAAAGAGGGGAAAGGCTGCAAGAGACCTGATTCTTGATGCAGGAATTCCGGATGACATCTGGCAGGAGATCAAAGGGGCTTATGACCGCCTCTGCGAACAGTATGGAGAGTATACGGATGTAGCTGTAAGGAGTTCGGCAACGGCTGAAGACCTTCCAACCGCTTCTTTTGCGGGGCAGCAGGAGACTTATCTGAATATACGAGGCTATCCCGGGCTCAAAGACGCCTGTATACGCTGTTTCGCTTCCCTTTTTACGGACAGGGCTATTTCCTATCGTGTAACCCATGGATTTGACCACTTCAAAGTGGCCCTTTCCATAGGAATAATGAAAATGGTCAGGTCTGACCTGGCATCAAGCGGCGTAATTTTTACTCTTGATACGGAGACCGGTTTCAGGGATGTTGTTTTCATCACGGGGGCTTATGGGCTTGGAGAAAATATTGTTCAGGGACAGGTCAATCCTGATGAGTTCTATGTATTCAAGCCAACTTTCCGCGAAGGATATAAACCGATTATCCAGAAAAAACTTGGAAGCAAGGAAATTAAAATGATCTACGGCAGGGGAGATTCAAAAGTCCTTACCCGGAACGTGGAGGTCCCAGAAGCTGACAGGCAGCGCTTCTGTATCAATGATGAAGAGGTGCTCAAGCTCGCCGAATATGCAATCGATATTGAAGACCATTACTCCAACAAATACGATGAATCCAGGCCAATGGATATCGAATGGGCAAAGGACGGAATAACAGGAGAACTCTTCATAGTTCAGGCAAGGCCAGAAACCGTTCAGTCCCAGAGAGAAAAAGATGTGCTTGAAACGTATGTCATCGAAGAAAAATCTGAAGTCCTTGTAAAAGGCAGGAGTGTCGGAGACAGGATTGCTTCCGGAAAAGCCCGTGTAATCACTGATGTTTCTGACCTTCCCTCTTTCAGGCCCGGAGAGATCCTTATCGCGGACACTACCACTCCTGACTGGGAACCGGTTATGAAAACCGCAGCCGCTATTGTCACAAACAAAGGAGGCAGGACATGCCATGCTGCAATTGTCAGCCGGGAACTGGGGATCCCTGCGGTTGTAGGGGCTGAAAACGCCACCGAAGTCCTCAATACAGGGAGGGAAATTACTGTAAGCTGTGCTGAAGGAGAAGACGGGCTTGTATACGCGGGTCTCCTACCTTTCCGGAAAAATACCGTCAGCCTGAAAGACCTGGAACGCCCGCAAACAGAGATCATGATGAACCTTGGAAACCCTGAAAGCGCTTTTTCCTTTTCCATGATTCCCAATGATGGGATTGGGCTTGCAAGGCTCGAGTTCATTATCACGAGCTATATTAAAGTCCACCCTATGGCGCTTGTGCATCCTGAGCAGGTTAAAGACCCGCGAGAACTCAGGGAAATAGAAAGACTGACCCGGGGCTATGAGAAAAAAGAAGATTATTTTATCAAGCAGCTTGCCAGAGGAGTGGGGATGATTACAGCTGCTTTTTACCCGAAGCCTGTTGTGGTCAGGATGAGCGATTTCAAGACAAACGAATATGCAAGCCTTTTAGGGGGCAGGTATTTTGAAATGGAAGAAAACAACCCCATGATAGGGTTCAGAGGAGCTTCCCGCTACTTTGATGAGCGCTACAGGGAAGGTTTTGCTCTTGAGTGCAGGGCTATGAAAAAGGTCAGGGATGAAATGGGCCTTAAGAACCTTATTCTTATGGTGCCCTTCTGCAGAACTGTTGAAGAAGCGAAAAAAGTCATTGCCGAGATGGAGAAGAACGGGCTCAGGCGCGGAGAAAACGGGCTTCAGATATATGTTATGTGCGAGATCCCCAATAATGTCCTGCTTGTAGATGAGTTCAGCGAGTATTTTGACGGCTTTTCCATAGGCTCAAATGACCTTACTCAGCTGACCCTCGGGGTTGACCGCGATTCAGAAATGCTTGCTGCAGAATTCGATGAGAGGGACCCGGGAGTTTTGAAAATTATGTCAATGGCGGTTCAGGGAGCAAAACGGAATGAAAGACACAGCGGGATCTGCGGACAGGCGCCCAGTGATTTCCCTGAGATTGCAGAATTCCTGGTAAAAGAGGGGATAGATTCTATTTCCCTTAATCCTGACTCTGTTATGAAAATTACTCTTAAGGTCCTTGAAACTGAAAAGGAGTTAGGAAAACGCTGA